The following are encoded together in the Oreochromis aureus strain Israel breed Guangdong linkage group 18, ZZ_aureus, whole genome shotgun sequence genome:
- the LOC116328110 gene encoding kinesin-1 heavy chain has translation MFDRVFQSNTTQEQVYNACAQKIVKDVLEGYNGTIFAYGQTSSGKTHTMEGNLHDTDSMGIIPRIVQDIFNYIYSMDENLEFHIKVSYFEIYLDKIRDLLDVSKTNLSVHEDKNRVPYVKGCTERFVCSPDEVMDTIDEGKANRHVAVTNMNEHSSRSHSIFLINVKQENTQTEQKLSGKLYLVDLAGSEKVSKTGAEGAVLDEAKNINKSLSSLGNVISALAEGTAYIPYRDSKMTRILQDSLGGNCRTTIVICCSPSSFNEAETKSTLMFGQRAKTIKNTVTVNIELTAEQWKQKYEREKEKNKTLRNTITWLENELNRWRNGESVPVEEQFDKEKANAEVLALDNIINDKAASTPNVPGVRLTDVEKDKCEAELAKLYKQLDDKDEEINQQSQLAEKLKQQMLDQEELLASSRRDHENLQAELNRLQAENEASKEEVKEVLQALEELAVNYDQKSQEVEDKTKEFEAISEELSQKSSILSSLDSELQKLKEMSNHQKKRVTEMMSSLLKDLAEIGIAVGSNDIKQHDGGSGLIDEEFTVARLYISKMKSEVKTMVKRCKQLEGTQAESNKKMDENEKELAACQLRISQHEAKIKSLTEYLQNVEQKKRQLEENVDALNEELVKISAQEKVHAMEKENEIQTANEVKEAVEKQIHSHREAHQKQISSLRDELDNKEKLITELQDLNQKIMLEQERLRVEHEKLKSTDQEKSRKLHELTVMQDRREQARQDLKGLEETVAKELQTLHNLRKLFVQDLATRVKKSAEMDSDDTGGSAAQKQKISFLENNLEQLTKVHKQLVRDNADLRCELPKLEKRLRATAERVKALESALKEAKENAARDRKRYQQEVDRIKEAVRAKNMARRGHSAQIAKPIRPGQQPVASPTHPNINRSGGGFYQNSQTVSIRGGSSKPDKN, from the exons ATGTTTGACAGAGTGTTTCAGTCAAATACAACACAAGAACAAGTGTACAACGCCTGTGCCCAAAAGATTGTAAAAG atGTTCTCGAGGGTTATAATGGGACAATTTTTGCATATGGGCAGACATCATCTGGTAAAACACACACCATGGAG GGGAATCTCCATGACACAGATTCAATGGGAATCATCCCCAGGATAGTGCAAGACATCTTCAACTACATCTATTCCATGGACGAAAACCTGGAGTTTCATATCAAA GTTTCATATTTTGAAATCTACTTAGACAAGATCCGGGACCTTTTGGACG TGTCAAAGACCAATTTGTCAGTGCatgaagacaaaaacagagtaccTTATGTCAAG ggCTGCACTGAGAGATTTGTCTGCAGCCCAGATGAGGTCATGGATACAATTGATGAAGGCAAAGCTAACAGACATGTAGCAGTTACAA ACATGAACGAGCACAGCTCCAGGAGTCACAGTATCTTCCTGATCAACGTTAAACAGGAGAATACTCAAACAGAGCAGAAGCTCAGTGGAAAACTCTACCTGGTAGATCTGGCTGGTAGTGAAAAG GTCAGTAAAACAGGTGCCGAGGGAGCAGTGCTGGATGAAGCCAAGAACATAAACAAGTCCCTGTCATCCCTGGGAAATGTCATCTCTGCGTTGGCTGAAGGAACG GCCTACATCCCTTACCGAGACAGCAAGATGACCCGTATCCTGCAGGACTCGCTGGGCGGTAACTGTCGAACCACCATTGTCATCTGCTGCTCACCTTCCTCCTTTAATGAGGCTGAAACCAAATCCACCCTAATGTTCGGGCAGAG AGCAAAGACCATCAagaacacagtgacagtgaacaTTGAGCTGACAGCAGAGCAGTGGAAGCAGAAGTATGAgcgagagaaggagaagaacaAGACCCTGAGGAATACCATCACGTGGTTGGAGAATGAGCTGAACCGCTGGAGAAATG GTGAGAGCGTGCCAGTGGAGGAGCAGTTTGATAAGGAGAAAGCCAACGCCGAGGTGCTGGCCCTGGATAATATTATAAACGACAAGGCGGCCTCGACACCCAACGTGCCCGGCGTTCGCCTCACTGACGTGGAGAAGGACAAGTGTGAAGCAGAGCTGGCCAAACTCTATAAACAGCTGGATGATAAG GATGAGGAAATCAACCAGCAGAGCCAGCTGGCTGAGAAGCTGAAACAGCAGATGCTGGACCAGGAGGAG CTTCTAGCCTCTTCCCGCCGTGATCACGAGAACCTCCAGGCAGAGCTGAACCGCCTCCAGGCTGAAAACGAAGCCTCAAAGGAGGAGGTGAAGGAGGTGCTGCAGGCCCTGGAAGAGCTGGCTGTCAATTATGACCAGAAGAGCCAAGAGGTGGAGGATAAAACCAAGGAGTTTGAGGCCATCAGTGAGGAGCTCAGCCAGAAATCG TCCATCCTGTCATCTCTGGACTCGGAGCTTCAGAAGCTGAAGGAGATGTCCAACCACCAGAAGAAGAGGGTGACTGAAATGAtgtcatcactgcttaaagaccTAGCTGAGATTGGCATCGCTGTAGGCAGCAATGACATTAAG CAACATGACGGTGGCAGCGGTCTGATTGACGAGGAGTTTACAGTGGCCCGTCTGTACATCAGCAAGATGAAGTCAGAAGTGAAGACGATGGTGAAACGCTGCAAGCAGCTAGAGGGAACCCAGGCAGAAAGCAACAAGAAGATGGATGAGAACGAGAAGGAACTGGCCGCCTGCCAGCTACGCATCTCCCAG CACGAGGCTAAAATCAAGTCCTTGACTGAGTACCTGCAAAATGTAGAGCAGAAGAAGAGGCAGTTGGAGGAAAATGTGGACGCTCTCAATGAGGAACTTGTCAAGATCAGTGCTCAAG AGAAAGTCCATGCTATGGAGAAAGAGAACGAGATCCAGACTGCCAATGAAGTCAAG GAAGCAGTGGAGAAGCAGATCCACTCCCATCGTGAAGCTCATCAGAAACAGATCAGCAGCCTGAGAGATGAGCTGGACAACAAGGAGAAGCTCATCACCGAGCTGCAGGA TCTGAATCAGAAGATCATGCTGGAGCAGGAGAGGCTCAGAGTGGAGCATGAGAAGCTTAAATCCACCGATCAGGAGAAGAGCCGCAAGCTGCACGAGCTCAC GGTGATGCAGGACAGGAGGGAGCAGGCCAGACAGGACCTGAAGGGTCTGGAAGAGACAGTG gctAAAGAGCTGCAGACTCTGCACAACCTGAGGAAACTCTTTGTCCAGGACCTGGCCACCCGAGTGAAAAAG aGCGCTGAGATGGACTCGGATGACACAGGTGGGAGTGCAGCTCAGAAACAGAAAATTTCCTTTCTTGAGAACAATCTTGAACAGCTCACCAAGGTTCACAAACAG CTGGTGCGTGATAATGCAGACCTGCGCTGTGAGCTTCCTAAACTGGAAAAGCGTCTTCGAGCTACGGCTGAGCGGGTCAAGGCCTTGGAGTCTGCTTTGAAGGAAGCCAAGGAGAACGCCGCCCGCGATCGCAAGCGCtaccagcaggaagtggaccGCATCAAAGAGGCCGTCAGAGCCAAGAACATGGCCAGGAGGGGACATTCAGCCCAGATTG CCAAACCCATCAGGCCTGGGCAGCAGCCAGTAGCATCCCCCACCCACCCCAACATTAACCGCAGTGGAGGAGGCTTCTACCAGAACAGCCAGACGGTGTCCATCAGAGGGGGCAGCAGCAAGCCTGACAAGAA CTGA
- the LOC116328108 gene encoding rho GTPase-activating protein 12-like isoform X2, whose translation MADLPIAPGQIYIEVEYDYEYKSKDRIIKIQQGECYMLVKKTNEDWWQVKKEEGSKAFYVPAQYVREVRKALMPPPKPILHPPSATGNPSSQSAGARWVKPNNLDLGLNNHPAENLHRNESNYQRSPSAQTGNTAKFTPPIQRRDNNHHHAPTSPTDHDKALAEALHGGVPPPPYKGGSSTLPLSRARSPELVRAPLDVDSTQYCDSAGEDRRTNDSESGDELSSSSTEHLQ comes from the coding sequence ATGGCAGATCTGCCTATTGCCCCGGGCCAGATCTACATCGAGGTAGAGTACGACTATGAGTATAAGTCTAAAGACCGAATCATTAAGATCCAGCAGGGGGAATGCTACATGCTAGTCAAGAAAACTAATGAGGATTGGTGGCAGGTGAAAAAAGAGGAGGGGTCTAAAGCTTTTTATGTACCTGCTCAGTATGTCCGAGAAGTCCGCAAAGCCCTCATGCCACCCCCTAAACCGATCCTACATCCTCCCAGTGCTACTGGTAATCCATCTTCACAAAGTGCAGGTGCACGCTGGGTAAAACCAAACAATCTGGATCTGGGACTAAACAATCATCCcgctgagaaccttcacagaaacGAGTCCAACTATCAGCGCTCCCCTTCAGCACAAACTGGAAACACGGCTAAATTCACTCCCCCGATTCAGCGCAGGGACAATAACCACCATCATGCCCCCACCTCTCCCACTGACCATGACAAAGCTCTGGCTGAAGCTCTCCATGGTGGTGTCCCACCACCCCCTTACAAAGGTGGGTCCAGCACCCTGCCCCTCAGTCGAGCCAGATCCCCAGAACTGGTCAGGGCGCCGCTGGACGTGGACAGCACCCAATACTGTGACTCTGCGGGCGAAGATAGACGTACAAATGACTCTGAGTCTGGAGACGAACTGAGCAGCTCTTCCACTGAACATCTCCAG
- the LOC116328108 gene encoding rho GTPase-activating protein 12-like isoform X1, with protein MADLPIAPGQIYIEVEYDYEYKSKDRIIKIQQGECYMLVKKTNEDWWQVKKEEGSKAFYVPAQYVREVRKALMPPPKPILHPPSATGNPSSQSAGARWVKPNNLDLGLNNHPAENLHRNESNYQRSPSAQTGNTAKFTPPIQRRDNNHHHAPTSPTDHDKALAEALHGGVPPPPYKGGSSTLPLSRARSPELVRAPLDVDSTQYCDSAGEDRRTNDSESGDELSSSSTEHLQGRYNNSISVIFTTLVVLLCALCCN; from the exons ATGGCAGATCTGCCTATTGCCCCGGGCCAGATCTACATCGAGGTAGAGTACGACTATGAGTATAAGTCTAAAGACCGAATCATTAAGATCCAGCAGGGGGAATGCTACATGCTAGTCAAGAAAACTAATGAGGATTGGTGGCAGGTGAAAAAAGAGGAGGGGTCTAAAGCTTTTTATGTACCTGCTCAGTATGTCCGAGAAGTCCGCAAAGCCCTCATGCCACCCCCTAAACCGATCCTACATCCTCCCAGTGCTACTGGTAATCCATCTTCACAAAGTGCAGGTGCACGCTGGGTAAAACCAAACAATCTGGATCTGGGACTAAACAATCATCCcgctgagaaccttcacagaaacGAGTCCAACTATCAGCGCTCCCCTTCAGCACAAACTGGAAACACGGCTAAATTCACTCCCCCGATTCAGCGCAGGGACAATAACCACCATCATGCCCCCACCTCTCCCACTGACCATGACAAAGCTCTGGCTGAAGCTCTCCATGGTGGTGTCCCACCACCCCCTTACAAAGGTGGGTCCAGCACCCTGCCCCTCAGTCGAGCCAGATCCCCAGAACTGGTCAGGGCGCCGCTGGACGTGGACAGCACCCAATACTGTGACTCTGCGGGCGAAGATAGACGTACAAATGACTCTGAGTCTGGAGACGAACTGAGCAGCTCTTCCACTGAACATCTCCAG GGCAGATACAACAACTCAATCTCAGTCATTTTCACAACATTGGTCGTCTTGCTATgtgctttatgttgtaattGA